The following are encoded together in the Acidobacteriota bacterium genome:
- a CDS encoding DUF6152 family protein, whose translation MTRKEVNMVPTKVLMAAVAFTLAVGAAPAMGHHAFAAEFDADSPVKLTGKVTRMEWINPHAWIHMEVAKEDGSTEIWMVESGSPPSLFRRGFTKDSLMPGTEIVVDGFQAKDRSNKCAGRTVTYTNGERLFLGSSGTGAPRDSADPSEPSNR comes from the coding sequence ATGACCCGGAAGGAGGTCAACATGGTGCCCACCAAAGTCCTCATGGCCGCAGTCGCGTTCACTCTCGCCGTGGGCGCCGCACCGGCGATGGGGCACCACGCCTTCGCTGCCGAGTTCGATGCCGACAGTCCGGTCAAGCTCACCGGGAAGGTGACCCGGATGGAGTGGATCAACCCGCATGCGTGGATCCACATGGAGGTCGCGAAGGAAGATGGCTCGACCGAGATCTGGATGGTCGAGAGCGGCAGTCCCCCGAGCCTGTTTCGCCGGGGCTTCACCAAGGACTCGCTGATGCCGGGCACCGAGATCGTCGTCGACGGCTTCCAGGCCAAGGACCGCTCGAACAAGTGTGCGGGACGCACCGTGACCTACACCAACGGCGAGAGGCTGTTCCTGGGCTCTTCCGGCACCGGCGCGCCGAGAGATTCGGCCGACCCGTCGGAGCCGTCGAACCGATGA
- a CDS encoding MFS transporter produces the protein MNKTKLLIASFLTILVAGLGTAVRGGLLLEWGTAFGFTQTELGQITGGGFVGFGLVILVASAFLDRYGYKPFLMGAGVLHVLSVIVAVAATVIYNGSIDTNPDFARAGAYFCLFWGVFIFAVANGICEAVINPLVATLYRKEKTHYLNILHAGWPAGLICGSLLGIGLIGRVRWEIVLALYLIPTLIYVLMMVKEKFPTSEAAAAGVKFVDMVKEFAAPMLLFLLVLHVCIGYVELGTDSWIVNIMDTVLGGKGLFILLYTSILMFVLRFFAGPIVHRINPLGLLFVSSAVAAIGLYSLGSLAGAVTVMIAATIYGAGKAFFWPTMLAVVSERFPRGGALTLGAVGGVGMLSAGLLGGPGIGYLQDRHASHDLQTDHADVYEEYKAQGTNSFLFFAPVQGLDGSKAGPVMEKAKDFSIELPADEQAVRDASFHGGQTALKITAAIPVFMALGFLYLIIHFRRAGGYKQIELTSQNET, from the coding sequence ATGAACAAGACCAAGCTACTGATCGCGAGCTTCCTCACCATCCTGGTTGCCGGCCTTGGCACGGCGGTCCGCGGCGGCCTTCTCCTGGAGTGGGGCACGGCGTTCGGCTTCACGCAGACGGAACTCGGACAGATCACCGGCGGCGGCTTCGTCGGCTTCGGACTCGTCATCCTCGTGGCCAGCGCCTTCCTCGACCGCTACGGCTACAAGCCGTTCCTGATGGGCGCGGGCGTCCTGCACGTGCTCTCCGTCATCGTGGCTGTTGCAGCCACCGTCATCTACAACGGATCGATCGACACGAACCCGGACTTCGCCCGCGCCGGGGCCTACTTCTGCCTGTTCTGGGGCGTCTTCATCTTCGCGGTCGCGAACGGCATCTGCGAAGCGGTCATCAACCCGCTGGTCGCGACCCTGTACCGCAAGGAGAAGACCCACTACCTGAACATCCTGCACGCCGGCTGGCCCGCCGGCCTGATCTGCGGCTCTCTTCTGGGTATCGGCCTGATCGGCCGCGTGCGCTGGGAGATCGTCCTCGCGCTCTACCTCATTCCGACCCTCATCTACGTCCTGATGATGGTCAAGGAGAAGTTCCCCACGTCCGAAGCGGCCGCCGCCGGCGTCAAGTTCGTCGACATGGTCAAGGAATTCGCCGCGCCGATGCTGCTCTTCCTGCTCGTGCTCCACGTCTGCATCGGCTACGTCGAGCTCGGAACGGACAGCTGGATCGTCAACATCATGGACACCGTGCTCGGCGGCAAGGGACTGTTCATCCTGCTCTACACATCCATCCTGATGTTCGTGCTGCGCTTCTTCGCCGGGCCGATCGTCCACCGGATCAACCCGCTGGGCCTGCTCTTCGTCAGCTCTGCCGTCGCGGCCATCGGCCTCTACTCGCTAGGCTCCTTGGCCGGCGCGGTGACCGTCATGATCGCCGCCACGATCTACGGCGCCGGCAAGGCCTTCTTCTGGCCGACGATGCTGGCCGTCGTCTCGGAGCGCTTCCCGCGCGGCGGCGCCCTGACGCTGGGCGCCGTCGGAGGCGTCGGCATGCTCTCGGCCGGATTGCTCGGCGGCCCGGGCATCGGCTACCTGCAGGATCGGCACGCCTCGCATGACCTGCAGACAGACCACGCCGACGTCTACGAGGAGTACAAGGCCCAGGGCACGAACAGCTTCCTGTTCTTCGCCCCCGTCCAGGGCCTCGACGGCTCCAAGGCCGGCCCGGTCATGGAAAAGGCCAAGGACTTCAGCATTGAACTGCCCGCGGACGAACAGGCGGTGCGCGACGCGTCGTTCCACGGCGGCCAGACCGCTCTGAAGATCACCGCGGCGATACCGGTGTTCATGGCGCTCGGCTTCCTCTACCTGATCATTCACTTCAGGCGGGCAGGCGGCTACAAGCAGATCGAACTGACGTCGCAGAACGAAACCTGA
- a CDS encoding Gfo/Idh/MocA family oxidoreductase — protein MTNVAMIGLGFGAEFIPIYQACPGANVHAICRRDEAELNKVGDQFGIERRYTDYDDVLADPDVDYVHINTPIPDHAWMSLAALDAGKHVMCTVPMATTVDDCRKIVEKVAETGLRYMMAETVVYSREFLFIKELYDKGELGDIQHLAASHPQDMDGWPSYWERMIPMHYATHVVSPCLGLVDGLAEYVSCFGSGVVRDDIAEKSGNRFAVETCHIKVKDSDLVAHIWRFLYDVARQYRESFDVYGTKKSFEWTLIEDEPHVLHTAKKPEHEIPEKIEVPDYAHLLPEAIRHFTLPQEIHDAEHLSFIQGGGHGGSHPHLVHEFLSALQDDRDPWPNAVTSANWTCVGICAHESALNGGEIVHLPGFTLRT, from the coding sequence ATGACGAACGTCGCCATGATCGGCCTCGGCTTCGGCGCCGAGTTCATCCCCATCTACCAGGCCTGTCCCGGCGCCAACGTCCACGCGATCTGCCGCCGCGACGAAGCGGAACTGAACAAGGTCGGCGACCAGTTCGGGATCGAGCGGCGCTACACGGACTACGACGACGTGCTCGCCGATCCGGACGTCGACTACGTCCACATCAACACGCCGATCCCGGACCACGCCTGGATGTCGCTCGCCGCGCTCGACGCCGGCAAGCACGTCATGTGCACCGTGCCGATGGCGACGACCGTAGACGACTGCCGCAAGATCGTCGAGAAGGTCGCGGAGACGGGCCTCAGGTACATGATGGCCGAGACGGTCGTCTACAGCCGCGAGTTCCTGTTCATCAAGGAGCTCTACGACAAGGGCGAGCTCGGCGACATCCAGCACCTGGCGGCCTCGCACCCCCAGGACATGGACGGCTGGCCGTCCTACTGGGAGCGCATGATCCCGATGCACTACGCGACCCACGTCGTCAGTCCCTGCCTGGGCCTGGTCGACGGGCTGGCTGAGTACGTGAGCTGCTTCGGTTCAGGCGTCGTCCGCGACGACATCGCCGAGAAGTCCGGCAACCGCTTCGCCGTCGAGACCTGCCACATCAAGGTCAAAGACAGCGACCTGGTCGCCCACATCTGGCGCTTCCTCTACGACGTCGCACGGCAGTACCGCGAAAGCTTCGACGTCTACGGCACGAAGAAGAGCTTCGAGTGGACCCTGATCGAGGACGAGCCCCACGTCCTGCACACGGCGAAGAAGCCCGAGCACGAGATCCCGGAGAAGATCGAGGTGCCGGACTATGCGCACCTGCTGCCGGAAGCGATCCGCCACTTCACCCTGCCCCAGGAGATCCATGACGCGGAGCACCTCTCCTTCATCCAGGGCGGCGGCCACGGCGGCTCCCACCCCCACCTCGTGCACGAGTTCCTGAGCGCACTGCAGGACGACCGCGATCCCTGGCCGAACGCGGTCACGAGCGCCAACTGGACGTGCGTCGGCATCTGCGCCCACGAATCCGCCCTGAACGGCGGCGAGATCGTCCATCTGCCCGGCTTCACGCTCAGAACGTAG
- a CDS encoding PmoA family protein, producing the protein MRVPAAPAWVPIVLLILAALVAGCTRGTGAGEATAEEAVQAVPLRAVQDEETGSISIYREGEEEPIVTQNAGAEHRPFLHPIVAPDGKGLATQYSPGHHPHQTGLYWGFTRVNGEPMDEDTLRQWFYRRDKPEEIAKAVGRDYFHNPGGDYWRRESSSVVTEAGTEVQWQTVYGMLDAEGKAFMTETQNWSMRAEEDRFILDLEWAGEAHTDVSINEMSYGGMFLRMPWTRDIPGEAVNAARQRNRQAEGQRAMWVDVGMQVEGRDDFLHVAIFDHPMNAGYPQTWRVDGQLGVGPTRARMGDWHIPEGATEVIRHRLIVYTGELNDLELTEDWEEYTGAAEGSYSTSSLWGIAQREAKQEKFLTPEEAVDAMTVREGFKVNAWASEPMITQPMAFAWDDRGRMWIAENRDYETRGRGFSGSGDSKILILEDTDRDGTADSRKVFAEGIPFPAALAVGFDGVFVGAPPHLLYLPDRDGDDVADMDDAEILLTGWGIRDRHETINSFHWGPDGWLYGLEGFATPSVIRKPGPEETIYGHNDPFPADLLEADGVDINGGVWRYHPTKDRFEVVAHGFSNPWGIDYDAKGQIFITACVIPHLFHVVPGGIYHRQGGSHFNPYVYGDIRTIVNHRHRSAHGGARVYLSDAFPEEQHGRLFMANIHEHAVLTDELEPKGSSFVAHHGEDFLLANNKQWVGFSMEIGPGGDVYVLDWHDADICGNDVQHKETGRIFRITPEQSLADDWEGRYDDVKSMSNEKLVELQLSKSAWHARRARVVLQGRAAKGEVDASVHEALHEMFASNPDGDLRLRAMWALHVTGGFTSDEFMTALDDEDEHVRAWAIQLLTEDHDAPAAATEKFIQLADRDTSPVVRLYLAAALQRVEHDVRWSIAEHLVLKGDDADDHNIPKMIWFGIEPLVPEDPMRALRLARTSRIPMLTENIARRAVDANELEFLVTSLDDRSEARPALLRGMRAGLEGHVFAEPPENWDRVYARLKRDRSVADLALEVEQQFGGVEVARQFLATLDDESAPAEDRRRAIRGLADQQHQALFERLPALLDEPEVRIAALRAYAAFDGRWQTGFLLLGRYDSFNADEKLAAVQTLASRPIYGRVLMGAIKEGSVPRRDVPAYVARQLHRVVGSGFLEVWGPITRVSSEKTAAIAKYTTILSDDAIAAADAAHGEQMFTELCGVCHQMFGEGGLIGPDLTGSNRTELDYLLTNIIDPSGDIQDVYQTLMVTTRDGRTYSGTVATKSPRSMTLRVVGQDEVVIPQSDIQSFDYFPLSMMPEGLLDGYGDDEVADLVAYLMTADEAGSQGS; encoded by the coding sequence CGGGTCAACGGCGAGCCGATGGACGAAGACACGCTCCGGCAGTGGTTCTACCGCCGCGACAAGCCAGAGGAGATCGCCAAGGCCGTCGGCCGCGACTACTTCCACAACCCGGGCGGCGACTACTGGCGCCGCGAGTCGTCCTCCGTGGTGACGGAGGCCGGGACCGAGGTGCAGTGGCAGACGGTCTACGGCATGCTGGACGCCGAAGGCAAGGCCTTCATGACCGAGACCCAGAACTGGTCCATGCGGGCCGAGGAAGACCGCTTCATCCTCGATCTCGAATGGGCCGGCGAGGCGCACACCGACGTCTCGATCAACGAGATGTCCTACGGCGGCATGTTCCTGCGCATGCCCTGGACCAGGGACATCCCCGGCGAGGCGGTCAACGCGGCGCGGCAGCGCAACCGGCAAGCCGAGGGCCAGCGGGCGATGTGGGTCGATGTCGGCATGCAGGTCGAGGGCCGCGACGACTTCCTGCACGTCGCGATCTTCGATCACCCGATGAATGCCGGCTACCCCCAGACCTGGCGTGTCGACGGCCAGCTCGGTGTCGGACCCACGCGGGCGCGTATGGGCGACTGGCACATCCCGGAGGGCGCCACCGAGGTCATACGACACCGGCTCATCGTCTACACCGGCGAGCTGAACGACCTCGAACTGACGGAGGACTGGGAGGAGTACACCGGGGCTGCCGAGGGCTCCTACTCGACGTCATCGCTATGGGGCATCGCCCAGCGGGAAGCGAAGCAGGAGAAGTTCCTGACCCCGGAAGAGGCGGTCGATGCGATGACCGTGCGCGAGGGATTCAAGGTGAACGCCTGGGCCTCGGAGCCGATGATCACCCAGCCCATGGCCTTCGCCTGGGACGACCGCGGCCGCATGTGGATCGCCGAGAACCGCGACTACGAGACCCGCGGCCGCGGCTTCTCCGGCTCGGGCGACAGCAAGATCCTGATCCTTGAGGACACGGATCGCGACGGCACGGCCGACAGCAGGAAGGTCTTCGCTGAGGGCATCCCGTTCCCGGCGGCGCTGGCGGTCGGCTTCGACGGCGTCTTCGTCGGCGCGCCGCCCCACCTCCTCTACCTCCCCGACCGCGACGGCGACGACGTTGCCGACATGGACGACGCCGAGATCCTGCTGACCGGCTGGGGCATCCGCGACCGTCACGAGACGATCAACAGCTTCCACTGGGGGCCCGACGGCTGGCTCTACGGTCTCGAAGGCTTCGCGACGCCCTCCGTGATCCGCAAGCCGGGCCCGGAAGAGACGATCTACGGCCACAACGATCCCTTCCCCGCGGACCTGCTCGAAGCGGATGGGGTCGACATCAACGGCGGCGTCTGGCGCTACCACCCGACGAAGGACCGCTTCGAGGTCGTGGCCCACGGCTTCAGCAACCCCTGGGGCATCGACTACGACGCGAAGGGACAGATCTTCATCACCGCCTGCGTGATCCCCCACCTGTTCCACGTCGTCCCCGGCGGCATCTACCACCGCCAGGGCGGCTCGCACTTCAATCCGTACGTCTACGGCGACATCCGCACGATCGTCAACCACCGGCACCGCTCCGCACACGGCGGCGCCCGCGTCTACCTGTCGGACGCGTTCCCCGAGGAGCAGCACGGCCGGCTGTTCATGGCGAACATCCACGAGCACGCGGTGCTGACCGACGAACTCGAACCGAAGGGATCCAGCTTCGTCGCCCACCACGGCGAGGACTTCCTGCTCGCCAACAACAAGCAGTGGGTCGGCTTCAGCATGGAGATCGGACCGGGCGGCGACGTCTACGTCCTCGACTGGCACGACGCCGACATCTGCGGCAACGACGTCCAGCACAAGGAGACCGGGCGTATCTTCCGCATCACGCCCGAGCAGTCCCTGGCGGACGACTGGGAGGGCCGCTACGACGACGTCAAGTCGATGTCGAACGAGAAACTCGTCGAGCTGCAACTCTCGAAGAGCGCCTGGCACGCGCGCCGGGCCCGGGTCGTCCTGCAGGGCCGGGCGGCGAAGGGCGAAGTCGACGCTTCGGTGCACGAGGCGCTGCACGAGATGTTCGCGTCGAACCCGGACGGCGACCTGCGCCTGCGGGCCATGTGGGCGCTCCACGTCACCGGCGGCTTCACGTCCGACGAGTTCATGACCGCTCTGGACGACGAGGACGAGCACGTCCGCGCCTGGGCGATCCAACTCCTCACGGAGGACCACGACGCGCCGGCTGCCGCAACGGAGAAGTTCATCCAGTTGGCGGACCGCGACACCTCGCCGGTCGTGCGCCTCTACCTCGCGGCGGCTCTCCAGCGCGTCGAGCACGACGTCCGCTGGTCGATCGCCGAGCACCTGGTGTTGAAAGGCGACGACGCGGACGACCACAACATCCCGAAGATGATCTGGTTCGGTATCGAGCCGCTGGTTCCCGAGGATCCGATGCGAGCGCTCCGACTGGCCAGGACCTCCCGAATCCCGATGCTCACGGAGAACATCGCGCGCCGAGCCGTCGACGCGAACGAGCTCGAGTTCCTCGTCACCTCGCTCGACGACCGGTCAGAGGCCCGTCCGGCCCTGCTCCGGGGAATGCGCGCCGGACTCGAGGGGCACGTCTTCGCCGAGCCCCCGGAGAACTGGGATCGGGTCTACGCCCGGCTGAAGCGCGACCGCAGCGTCGCCGACCTCGCTCTCGAGGTCGAACAGCAGTTCGGCGGCGTCGAGGTCGCGCGGCAGTTCCTCGCAACCCTCGACGACGAGAGCGCACCGGCCGAAGACCGGCGGCGGGCCATCCGGGGCCTCGCCGATCAGCAGCACCAGGCCCTCTTCGAGCGGCTTCCGGCCCTGCTCGACGAACCCGAGGTGCGGATCGCCGCGCTCCGCGCCTACGCCGCGTTCGACGGCCGCTGGCAAACGGGATTCCTGCTGCTCGGGCGCTACGACTCCTTCAACGCGGACGAGAAGCTCGCCGCCGTCCAGACGCTCGCGTCCCGCCCCATCTACGGGCGAGTGCTGATGGGCGCGATCAAGGAGGGAAGCGTGCCGCGGCGCGACGTGCCGGCCTACGTCGCCCGCCAGCTCCACCGGGTCGTCGGCAGCGGCTTCCTCGAGGTCTGGGGGCCCATCACGCGGGTCTCGAGCGAGAAGACCGCAGCGATCGCGAAGTACACGACGATCCTGAGCGACGACGCGATCGCGGCGGCCGACGCCGCCCACGGCGAGCAGATGTTCACCGAGCTCTGCGGCGTCTGCCATCAGATGTTCGGCGAGGGCGGCCTCATCGGCCCCGACCTCACCGGTTCCAACCGAACGGAGCTGGACTACCTGCTGACGAACATCATCGACCCGAGCGGCGACATCCAGGACGTCTACCAGACCTTGATGGTGACCACCCGGGACGGCCGCACCTACTCGGGCACCGTGGCCACCAAGAGTCCCCGCTCCATGACGCTCCGGGTCGTCGGTCAGGACGAGGTCGTCATCCCGCAGTCGGACATTCAGTCGTTCGACTACTTCCCGCTCTCGATGATGCCGGAGGGGCTGCTCGATGGGTACGGAGACGACGAGGTGGCGGACCTGGTCGCGTATCTGATGACCGCCGACGAGGCGGGCTCACAGGGCTCGTAG